The Desulfobulbus propionicus DSM 2032 DNA segment TTTGGAACAGGCCATTGACCTGATCAGCGAAGTGCTGGCCTCGGTCGATTTTTCCGACGAGCATCACATCGAGGAGATTATCCACCGGGAATTCGCCTGGGCCGAACATGCGGCGCAGAGCGACGGCTATTCCCTGGCCCTGACCAGGGCCTTTTCCCATCTCAGCCGCGCCGGGCAGTATAACGAACAGATCCACGGCATTCAGGCCTATCTTCACCTCAAAGGCCTGGCTGGTAACTACCTTGAGCACGAGGCCACGCTCCATGCCGCCCTCCGCCAGATCCGCGACCTGCTGCTCCGCCGCCAAGGGCTGATTGTGACGATCACCGCCGAGGACCGGGAAATTAGCCGCTTCCAGGAACTGGGCGCCTCTTTGGTCAACGCCCTGCCCGATCTGCCCGTGGTCCCGGCACGCCCGTCCTTTCCGACCGTGCCCGCGACCCAGGCCTTCACCACCTCCGCCGAAGTGGTGTACAACGTGCAAGCCTGTACCCTTTTCCCGGACGCCTCGCGCTACAACGGTTCGTTCGAGGTGCTGCGCACCTGGCTGTCACGAGACTATCTGTGGAATACGGTCCGGCAGATGGGTGGAGCCTACGGCTGTTTCATTCAGTTCAACCACCTGACCGGCAATTTCGGCATGATCAGCTACCGCGATCCCCAAGTACGGAAAACCTTCGAGGCCTATGAAGCCCTGGCCAAGGTGATCGGCAGCCTGTCTCTGTCCGATGAATCGCTGCAGCAATTGATCGTCGGCGCCTATGGCACGGCAACGCCCCATCAGGGGCCGGCCACCCGGGGGGCCACCGCCCGCAACGATTATCTGGCGGGGATCACTCCGGCCTTCCGGCAACAGCGGATCGAAGAAATCATTCGCACCAGCGTCGACGACCTGCGCGGTTTTGCTCCGCTTTTCGCCCAGCTCTCCGCCAAGCCCATCCGGGCAACCATCGGCGGCCGGGAGAAGATCGACCAGGATCGCACCCTGTTCGAGCATGTCACAGAGCTGTAATCCTTTCGGCTGTCAGCCCTTCTTCCCGGTTGACAGCCGATCCACCACCCGGTTGTAATACGGTCCATCCTCGCCCAGTTCGACGCTTCGGCCCATACGGCATTCGATCTTGGTTTTCAGGCAGCTTATCTTTTTGAGTTGTCGAACTTTTTCTTTTTCGTCGCGGCAACCGTCCAGCAGCTGTTCCAACCGGGTGATTTCCTTTTGCAGGGCAACCTCCTCCGGCACGTAGCCGGCATTTTTCAGCAACCGGTAGCCCATGCGCAAATCGGCAGGCACATGGGCCAGGTCATCCGGCGGCAGCGGCTTGCCTTTCCAGTGGCTCAGATCGGGAATGGTGCCCTCGGCCATGGCCTGTTGGATTTTCCGTTCCGCGATTTGCTGTATGACCGAAAGCATGCCCTTTCCTCTCTTTTTCTTGTTTCTTCAGTGCCAGCCGCTACAATAGGGCGTTGACCCGATACGCGCAGCCCGGCTGCCTCATTTTGCTGTTCAACCCAAGGAGTGACCCATGATATTCAAACGAAAGCTGTTGATCCTTCCCCTCAGCCTGCTGGTGGTGCACGCCCCCGCCTGGGCCGATGATCTGCCCTGGGAAAAGAAGCTGCCCTTCAAGCAGGCCACCATCCATTACGAGCTGACCGGCAGCGAGCAGGGCAAGGACACCTTGTATATCAAGGAATATGGCAAGATCCGGGCAAAGTACCATACGGCCACGACCACGATCATGGGAGAAACCACCAAGGCGGACACCATTGAGATCACCGATCCAGACTGGATCACCACCTATGATCTGATCGAGCAAAAAGGGGAAAAAACCACCAACCCGAGCAAGATCTATCAGGCCGAGTATAACAAACTCAGTGCTGAGGAGAAAAAGAATTTCGAGAGAAACGCCACGGAACTCGGCGCAGGCCTAGCCACCAATTTCGGAGGTTCGGTGACGCAGAAGAGCGAGAAACTGATGGGCTATGACTGCGATGTGGCCACCGTGGGCGGCATGTCCACCGTCTTCCTGCTGCATGGCAGCGACATCCCTCTCAAATCCGAAGTATCGATGATGGGCGTGAAGAATCTCAACCTGGCCACCAAGATCGATACCGATTCGGCCATACCAGATCGTGTCTTTGCCCCTCCCGCCGGTATTGTGGCCGAGCGTAATCCGGAAATGGAGAACATGATGAGCGGCACCATTCAGCACATGGTGGCCACCCTCAAGAAACCCGATGGTGCCAAGGAAATCCAGCAGGCCGGGCCGATGGGCATGATGGGGACAGGCGGCATGGAGCAAATGATGCGCCAGGGCATGGAAAACGAGGGCATGAGCAAGGAAGAACAGGAAGAAGCGATGCGGCAGATGCAGGAGGCGATGCAGCAATTGAAGCCCCAGCAATGATTCAACCAAGCGCCCCCGGAGATCAGTGCTCCGGGGGCGCTTGATTTTATTTTTGCAGAATGGTGTCCTGTCTGAAGTCCCGGTCGTTCTTTTCCGGGTAGTCGAGAATGTAATGCAAGCCGCGCGACTCCTTGCGTTGGCTGGCGCTCTGAACAATCAGATCGGCCACCACCGCCAGGTTGCGCAATTCGACCAGATCCGGGGTGAGCAGATAATCGTAAAAATGCTCCTTGATCTCCTTGAGCATCCAGCCCAACCGGGTCTGCATCAGCTCCAGCCGTTTTGTCCGGCGGACAATTCCCACATAGTCCCACATCAACTGGCGCACCTGATCCCAGTTGTGTTTGATCAGGATCGATTCGTCGAGCAGGGCCGCGCCCCCCGTCCGCCAAGGGTCCACGGAGATGCGGTCCAGACGGCGGATGCCCTCCATCTGTTCCTTGAGCACTTCAGCCGCCCGGTGCGCAAAGACCACCGCTTCGAGCAGGGAGTTGGAGGCGAGGCGGTTGGCGCCGTGCAATCCGGTGCAGGCCGTTTCCCCCAGGGCCATCAGGTTGGTGATCGAACTGCGGCCCCAGGCAT contains these protein-coding regions:
- a CDS encoding DUF1992 domain-containing protein, yielding MLSVIQQIAERKIQQAMAEGTIPDLSHWKGKPLPPDDLAHVPADLRMGYRLLKNAGYVPEEVALQKEITRLEQLLDGCRDEKEKVRQLKKISCLKTKIECRMGRSVELGEDGPYYNRVVDRLSTGKKG